The Haliotis asinina isolate JCU_RB_2024 chromosome 3, JCU_Hal_asi_v2, whole genome shotgun sequence genome segment CAGAGCTATTCTGACAACAAACATGGATGTGGCCAGGATTCCCCTGATGTCTTCTCAAGACCACAATCACTATGTCCAACCCTGGCCTGGAAATGACTCCCAAATGCGTTCCCTCAGTACTGAGACATATTGCAGAACTCAGTGGGTGACTTCCAATGCAGCTGTATAGCAGAAATACAACGGCACATGGAAAGCCACATGGCAGTCACCTGGCTGGTATGCAGATACACTGTTAACCCTTGTGAACCCTTATCTACAGACAGGATTACCTGAAGCGTGTAAAGCTAGATTTGTGATTTTACTTATGGAAATATTGACTTACCGTTTTGTGCACCGCATCGGACCAACATTTCCACGTTTTTGTCAGATGGAACTCACCAGAAGGCTTACTGGGATTTTTGTATTGTGCGCGCTTTGATGAGTGACCCTGAGAGTAGCTTTTGCATCAAAATATCAGACGTGTTACGAAAAGAAAAATACTAACATTTTTTATCACAGCAGGCCACAGGACGTGTTCATGGGCAGCGGTCTCCATACAGTTGAGGAAGGGCAAGTAGGCTGTGGAGTTGAAGGAAGTAGTCTGCAAGGCGCAGGTCTGGAAGTGGAGGAATCGTGTTCGTTTGGTAGCCATGGTTTACAACGAATCAGGATATACTGATGCTCCTCTTTTGTTACCGTACAGTCTGAGTACATTGTCAAATATTACCTCAGGTACGTTAGTACAGAGTTGGTTTTGCTGACGTTTTGCTGACAGTGTGAATTTTGTTAATTAACCATAAGTGATAATCATAAACATTACATCATTACAAAGCGAAGACAAGGTGTTAGTTTCACGGTAGAAATACATCAAAACAATTGTTCGTTTTACATATATCGAGGTGTGTGATGTCTGAAACACGTCAGTCATAACTCGGTTGCAGCTGTGTAATGTATCTGCCGTTAATCCATGATGAAGAGGTCAGAGTGAATGTtgttatatgaaatatatatcggAGTCAATATctttcaatgagtgagtgagtttaggtttacgccgcactcagctatatttcagctacatggcggcggtctgtaaacattcTAGTCTGGACcaaccaatccagtgatcaacagcatgggcatcaatcAATGCTATTGGATTCGATGACGTGtgaacgaagtcagcgagcctgaccacccgatcccgttagtcgcctcttacgacaagtatagtcgcataggttgctgaagacctattctaccacgtACCTTCACTGGCCCAGCATCTCTCAGGCTACATTAGGTCGACGTGTAAAAACGGAGGCATGACCACACAGACAGGTTCCTGACAGCCTTGAACCCTATTCATAAGGCATTCGTAGCACTACGTTATTCGTAACTATAATATAGAATTACGACAAGTCGTAaagttacgaacgctttgtgggtcGGAACTCTGGACAATGGTCCGTACCAACCAGATATGACTTATCTGCCTGGGGCTCaattcacgaagcaacctttgcTGACATTAACctgaactcccattctttaccttggtgacttacaatcaccttaaaGCTAGGCGAAAGGAGGCCCAGGTCTCTCTAATCACTTGACCTTCATTAGTCAGCACTTTTCGGCAATCAGGGCGTAGGTGGAACCTGTTCTTGTCTGTGTCAGTAAGCTACTTTACGCCATGCTATCAGTACTCACTGCAATAAGGTTGCCCTCGCATTCCGATCTCCCGTGCTGACACGTGAAGATCCATTTGTTGCCCTCCTGCTTCTCCTGCAAGAGGTATCAGGGAAAAGATAaggacatgtttgtttacagcgCCAGGTTCATACcggctgaagataaaagaacaCAGCTGCTAGCCTGCACCTTCTGGAACAGTAATGTTCGGCTttagtaaaacaaaaacaaacgtgACCGCACTCTTGCCATTCTCTTCAGTACAGAGTACACAAAGTAAACCCATAGACAGTATTTCAGAAGAAAATGATTAATCGTTGCAAATCCCCTTCATGAGGTCACATTATGCACGCCAGTGTGACTTTGAAGTACGAAAAGATCTAAAGTTGCTGACTGGTGTCGAATGTCGTATATTACATCATATACACTTGCAACAATTTTAAGTGACTTATACGCTGAATGTCAGCAACCAGTATTATCTGTTCATAAAAAACAGAACATCCAGACCAAAGAATAGAAGGATAGTGTGTTATAAAAGATGAACAACACCTTTACAATTCTGACGACAACGAACATGATGGTATTGTGCCCACAGCTTCAGTCAGTAAGTATCATTCGTGTTAACCATGGACATCAATGAATTCGCTAAACAGTCACAATTCTTCACAGAGTGTCTGTGCTAACCTTGTCATGCTCTTACTTAACAGTCGAGGATTTAACAATCAAGGTCATAATGCAGGTGTCCTATACATGAAAAGCCTGGGGATTGTACTGTCGACGTCAAGACATTGTGTGGAACCATGTGTTTTCTTGCTGAAACAGGTTCCACAGATTCTGTTGAAAGAACTGTAGTGCAGTCTTGAAGAGAGTTTGGTCAATCTTTCCCTGTCCCGTGGTGCTTGATGAAAAAACCCTGCGAATTCTCTTTTGACTAGACTTCCGATGCTGCATCGACTTGACTATGGATGCCATATTGACTTTACAACGGATGCCACATTGACTTGACTACGGATGCCAAACCGACTTGGCTACGGATGCCAAACCGACTTGGCTACGGATGCCAAACCGACTTGACTACGGATGCCAAACCGACTTGGCTACGGATGCCAAACCGACTTGACTACGGATGCCAAACCGACTTGGCTACGGATGTGCCGCACTGGCCTGTTTACTGATTGACATTGCTACGGATGCCACGTTGGCCTGTCTACGGATGCCACATTGACTTGACTGCAGATGATACATTGACTTGGCTTCGGATGCAACAGTGATTTGACTACTGATGACGCTTAGATTTGGATACATATGAGGCACTGTATTATTTACCGATGCCGCATTGGTTAGGCTACCGATGCCCCACTGACATTCATTCTCCTGGTCGGTGAGATATAAACTCTTGTATGACTACCCGAAAAATCCCGGAAACCCCAAACATCAACCAGTCCGCCCCTAGCAACGACTGAGTGCTGGTCACTGTTGAAGTCTTATTTGACTTTCTGATGTATTTGAGAGAGAAACTGATCTTCTATGCCCTAGTCAACAGATCCCGATGTCCAAAAATCGATGAGCAAAGGTAAGGTAtttattttattctgttttttAACTTGTGGTTTTACTCAGTGATATTGCGAAAATATTGGTAATAACGACCTTAAGCCATATAGTCACCCAACTATGACAAGCACAATGTCCTAAGGAATTGATGGACTCGCAGTCTCAGATCCTGATCATTCAGTGATTAGTAGTTTCCGACGACACGCATCCCGATCCTCACTGTGGAGTTGAGTACTTACTTCAGCATTGCCGAATGGTAGGACGGTGATGTTGAGGATGTCCTTATCAAGCTTGATGTGGGTTGGGTACAACTGTTCAGTGATGAACTGCTTACAGAAAGGACACAAGGTCTCGTAGTACAACACCAGATTGACAGGTGGCGCTGCTGCCCGATGTCTCCAGTCATGGGCCGAGCACTGCTGTGTTACCTGTAGTGATAGGAAGCGTTATAAGATCTACTGTGAAAGTAGTAGTTGCTGAATCTGTTTGCATTAACGCTGATTCAAAcggtatttcagttatatcagttgtgttagtgagtgagcgacTTTAGTCACtctcacgccgcactcagcaattttacagctatgtggcagcggtctgtaactaatcgagtctggacaagacaatccagtgatcaacatcatgagcgtaAATCTACGCAGTTGGTATATGCTTAAATGTCTAAACTAAATAGACAGGTAAATATGTTTACTTGTTTCTTGTATTTAgtgaaaaagaatatttttttctctaaaCTGTTAACCATACATATGGATACGTTTTATGATGCGTATGTGGGTGAGTTTagagctatatggctgcggtttgtaagtaatcgagtctggatgaaACAATCCAGtattcaacagcatgaacacgaTATACGGAGTTGGGATatggtgacacatgtcaaccaagtcagtgagcctgaacacccgatcccgttagtcgcatcttacgacacacatgggttactgaaggtcagttctaaccaggatctgcAAGGGTACCTTGCGGTAGCTCATTGTGGGAGGAAATACAGATGATGTAGGTCTTTCACAAGAACCGTGAATATTCAAGAAACCTTCCTTGATTTTATGTGACCGATAGATGAAGATTAAATCAATTTTCTAATTGTGttccacccgtgaaggtcccggggtagaataggccttcagcaacccatgcttgccataaaaggtgactatgcttgtcgtaagaggcgactaacgggatcgggtggtcagactagctgacttggttgacacatgtcatcggttccccattgcgcagatcgatgctcatgttgttgatcactggattgtctggtccagactcgattatttacagaccgtcgccatatagctggaatattgcttagtgcgacgtaaaactaaactcactcactcactctaattgtGTTCTTACTTGACAGTCCTCGGCTGTTTTCCTGGAGCTACACCACAGACGTGACGGCAGACGACACACTTCCGCACTACAGACGGCAACGACGGTGACAACCAAACCCAGCACGTTATGCAACATGATGTACTATTCTAGATTGTGAGGCTTCTAGGTGTCATTAAATACAGATCTGCATTCTGTGATCACGTGGCCGTCccagaaacattgtcaccacaAGATAGAACAGTCGCACACCTGGTCTTACACAGCCGCAGTGACCTTTGAGAAGGAGGCAACTTCAAAATATTCCCAACCTTATCAGTTAGCGAGTTAGTAAGTGCGTGTGTTAGGGGTGGGGGTGGCTGGTGAAGGTGTGCGTTGCGTTCTATTCGTCTTGAGGATATCAGTATGTTTGCTTTGTGTTAATTACTGTGGCACATCAGCGTTGTGAGATAAAATTCCCCTTAGTGATTCAAAGGGACATAATCATTGATTTTAAGGACTCGAACTCAAGACAAATGGTTTCTGATCGGGACTTACCATTGAGTCTAACAATACTCAACTTAGCGACGTGTATACAAATCTGGTAGTGTGTTCCATCTGTATGTTGCCCGTAACCGTGGTAATATAGTCGacagagttagctcccttcAACTACATGGTTGCTGGTTGAACGAGtgggtgtattttgttttatttcactagTTTTTCGTAAGAGTCAGTGTAGCCTACAATGAAGACTGCATTATTTCCAGTAATTTCCTGAAAGAACTAAACAGATAACATCTTTAACTATGAAGGATGTGCAACGAAGAGTATATGAAATATCGACGTGTTGTTtaatatgtgaaatatttggatgtgtacatggaaatatttgaacatattgtattttattataCTGGTCCAAGTTTCTGTATGTCTGAAGTCTGCTGACATACCATTAAGCCGTTAATCATGAAACAAGACATTCTATTCCATTTACCACACATACAATCGTGTAACGTCCGTTGGTTTGACGAGGTCAGGGTACAGAACCACAGACCTGCTCCCCGGGCATATACGTCCCACACACAAAACGACGGAGGCGATCTAATCAGTCGATTCATTGATGACGTATCAGAATTCATTAGGTCTTCGACAAACAGGCACCCTAGATTTAGATGAATTCGGGAAAACAAATCCAAAAAACCAAagtaatttgtttgttgtttaacgccgcatgcagcaatattccatctatattatggctctgtacataatcgagtctggactagacaatccagtgatcaacagcatgagcatcgatctacacacttGGGTTGCAATGACATGTGCTTACCAAGTCACGGACCTtcttcgtcgcctcttacgagctGCTGAAAATTCCCTCTAATTTCTAACCGAAATCGTCACTGGTAGTCACGCAAGTGAACGTAAGTGGTGACTTTAGTAAATATAAAGTAATACATACATAGTAATGTCACACCGATTTTCCCTATGCTATTTCACATATGAACACACctatatcatattttcaattcAAGTGTTTTGTGAATCCAAGACTCGAAGCCCTAGTCATTGTCAAATGGTCAACGGATATACGCATAATGCACGGTTTTATGTCAAGTGTGACCCGATACTGTCAACATCACTTGGGTTCGGTGACTTTGTTGTAGTAGAGCATGCAGTCTGTGTCGTGAACTACACATCCGTCTAGATAACACGATGGCAACATGCACCACAGGAGTGGTCTGTGCGGTAAAACATTCCAAGAAAACATTGCATTTTCCCTCTAACAACGGAACCCTGACGTCATGTATTACGTCCTGAAGATGGAGAGGAATACAGGTCCATACTCCATGCCAGCGTCCGGTCCCACCACAACGGATGTTTAGACATCGCATATATACTTACGTACACCGGCCCAACTGCCGAGTACTTCCGCCACTCGCATGCGAGCACTTGACACATCTTGTGCTACTTAACCCCTGTTTCTGCGTTGTTATTACGTTACGTGCATGAACGTTGCAGACACAAACGCTACATAATGAGTTTGTTCATCACCTTTGACGCCATGTCCGCCTTGT includes the following:
- the LOC137276769 gene encoding gamma-interferon-inducible lysosomal thiol reductase-like — encoded protein: MLHNVLGLVVTVVAVCSAEVCRLPSRLWCSSRKTAEDCQVTQQCSAHDWRHRAAAPPVNLVLYYETLCPFCKQFITEQLYPTHIKLDKDILNITVLPFGNAEEKQEGNKWIFTCQHGRSECEGNLIATCALQTTSFNSTAYLPFLNCMETAAHEHVLWPAVIKNCAVRNHVSESDIKSCMTSEEGNELEHEMGVATKKEGVEYVPWIVINGQHTNATQEAAQEDLLKLICQTYTGPKPQACTSALATDLRVSYKHPH